Within Parabacteroides pacaensis, the genomic segment TATCTAATAAAACTTGCTTTTGCATATCCGTTACTTCGTTTTTAATAGTAAAAGTAATTTTAGAATAAGGAGGATACAACCGTGCATACAAAACTCCGGAAGTCGTCGGCTCAATCTTTAATGATTCCGATTCTTGGTCGATAAAATCGTTTATATCAAAATAACTTACATCCGTTCTTACATATCCCACCATCATTTCTCCACCGGTAGGAGTTGTGGTTGCTTCTATCAGATTTTCCAGCTTACCTTTAAAATCCGCATACGTAGGATATTCAGCTTGTATAGCAGCTTCACTAGTTTGTTTCGGATTAGCTAAAACATATACCCGCCGGTTTACACCTGTTGTAATATTAAATTTCTTATCCCAATTTTTAAAATCAGGAACATACGTTACCGTAGGCCTGGATTGCTCTTTACTTCCATCAAATACCAAGACAGCCAATGTAGAAATTTCGCCGAATTTACCATTCGCATCCGCAGTTTTTGTCATCATTTCCACTTGAGGAGACACAGGTACGGATAAATCCAAGGAAAGAGTAGTTAATATTCCAGCCTCTACCGGACTATTATTTCCACCATCCACTATATCTTCATTCGTACATGCCAGAAATCCCAGAAAAAGCAGGAGTCCTAAACACTTTTGTATATTATATTTCGTTTTCATCCTAATATCTTATTTTATAAAGTGAATCTTCATTTAAGAGGGATATCTTCATCTACTTGTCCCCAAGGACGCACTTCCACAGAAGCAGAAATCTTCCCTTCGTCGTCGAAAGTTAAAACAATCGCCGTATTCTTTCCGGGAACAGTCCGGATAGGATCTCCATATATATCTGTTACGGCAGTACCCAAATCAACGCCTCCCGCACTGACCGATACGGAAATGGCTTCTCCCGGACAGACAGTCTGCCGTGACGGAGTGTTCCATTCAGTCTTACTCTCGTTCCATGTGCCATCGGGATTATAATACACGCTGTCTCCTATTTGTTCTCCCGTATAATCAAAACCGCTTAAAGTACGGTTCAAATAAAAATCACACTCGCTCGGATTTTCCACGTTTTTAGCCCGCAGGCCATTTTCAAGCCCCAAGGTTTGGATGGTCACCGAACCGATTTTAGGCCGGATTACCACCTCCGTATCACTTGCCACGCCTCCGGCTTTCGTCTGTACCTGCTGGTTGCCATAATATAAACTATCCGGCATTACCGCCAAGCCATCCTGGCTTTTCAGCATTACTTTCAAATCTTCTATCCTTTGGGCTTCGGATACGGTTTGCCTCTCACCCAATACGTTTACATTTCCCCAAGCAACAATTTTCAATTTACGGTCGGCCGTATAATTATCCAAAACAATTTCGTTACGGCCTGTAATAAAGCTTTTATCTAATATACGAGTCTCCAGATAATTCAGATTCTCATCAAAAATATACAAAGAAGTAGTCACTACATCGCCCGATTCGGTAATATCTTCTCCTTCTATATTTTCTACCTTCAACCTGAGCTTATAACATTCATCCAGATCCTCGTTAATACATCCGGTAGCCAATACCCCTAATGAGCTAAGCATTAAGAAAAGAAGCTGCTTTTTTAATGATATATGTTTCATAATAACTAATTTAACAATCGACTGTAATTTATTTATCCTATTTACCTAATTTATTCTACTTCTTCATGCATTCTTTTCACATTCCACGGCACGATTTTCACACCAACACTTAAATTTGTCGAAATCATCGGTTCATAAGGGTACTCAGAGCCGGGCCCGGCAATCGTCAGGTCAATTTCGTATTGGCAATTACGCTTTATATAAGAATGTTTCTCTATCCCGTCATATTCAGTGGCACTGTCTTCAGGATCATTGATTATAAAAGGATAGTACCGGTCCGTCAATACCATATCTTCGCCATTGTCAAGCGTATAGGTATAGTCTCCCTTTATCACCAGAAGGGTATAATTCTTTTTCGAGGTTTCTCCGGTTTCGCCCTTTTGATTTTCATAGACATAAAATTTACGCCCGATAGCCGTAGGATGGGAAAGGTCTGTCGTCGTCCAGGAAGAAATGCCCCCGGTTTTTAACGACAATTCGTTTCCTTCCGTAGCAATGGCTGCTTGAAATAGAGAACTGTTCGTTGTTTGTGTTCCTGTTTTATAAGACCCTTGATCTAAAGCGGGCTCAAATGTTTTACCTACCCAATATTTTCCATAGTCGGCAGGAAAGGTGGAAAATTCTTTTTCAATTCCACCCCATTCTGCGGAAGAGGCGACAAGAGATAAACTTTTTGCATTTGCAATAAATACTTCTTTTAATTTAAAAGCGGAACTGTTGTAATTTCCTTCATTAGATAAAGTGAGGGAATTCAAAGAAACGGATGCTACGTCCCGTACCAGATCGACAGGCGTACTTCCATAAATCTCTATGCCTTCTCCATGTGTAGTGGTAACCGCATCTCCCTTCCCTCCATAACCGATATAGTTAAGCGTATTGTCGCCAATAAACTTTACAGTAAATACTTTGCTACTCATTGTAAAGCCTTTTCCTGTGCTTCCTAAAGTTTCTTCGCTTAACTCGCTAATCTGTGAAAGGAATTCATCTATCGAAGTAGCGCCGGCTAATTTTGCTTGCAAAGCCGCGCTTGCATTAGCTACTACCACAATTTGTGCATCTCCTGCATATACAGAACAAGGTTCCGTTGTTTCATCGATGTTCTTATTTCCATCTTCGTCGGGAAGAGAAGTAGCGGATGAAGTATGGACAATCTGCCATTCTTCGCCAAAAATTCCCAAGGTTAACGTTTTCACATCTGCATCCGGAGCGTCTGCCTTGGTTAACGTTGCATCTGTCTTATCACTTCGCACGGATAATGCCAGCCGTCCTTTCTTCAAAGCAGGTTCCTCTCCTCCCGAAACAGGAGCTTCATCCGACGAACAAGCAAAAAGCCCGCCTGACACTATGGTTAAAAGAATGTATTTCTTGAGATTCATAGGATATAATATTTGTTTTCTTTTCTATTTACATTACAAAAATACATCAAAGCAAAAAGGGGATGGATAGGTACTACTCTCTATAATAATAGATAAATGTATCAAATTCATTAAACTGATACTTTTTCCTACGTTGTGCAACATTTACCTATTATATGAAAAAAGCCTCCATTTGGGTGGAGGCTTTCTAAGTATTATCAAGAAAGTTTATTCGATCACAGTATCCTGAGTAACTTTTGCCCAGTCAAGAACAGTAGTTTTTACAATTACACTACCCTTTTCTTCTGGATCCGGTATGGTAGGATCTAAACGGCCTTTACCGGCAATCGTTACATCGATCTGATAAATTACATTCCGGTGAACTCCCTTTACAGCTTCATCAGCCGTTGCTAAGCCGTCAACACCGA encodes:
- a CDS encoding fimbrial protein — translated: MNLKKYILLTIVSGGLFACSSDEAPVSGGEEPALKKGRLALSVRSDKTDATLTKADAPDADVKTLTLGIFGEEWQIVHTSSATSLPDEDGNKNIDETTEPCSVYAGDAQIVVVANASAALQAKLAGATSIDEFLSQISELSEETLGSTGKGFTMSSKVFTVKFIGDNTLNYIGYGGKGDAVTTTHGEGIEIYGSTPVDLVRDVASVSLNSLTLSNEGNYNSSAFKLKEVFIANAKSLSLVASSAEWGGIEKEFSTFPADYGKYWVGKTFEPALDQGSYKTGTQTTNSSLFQAAIATEGNELSLKTGGISSWTTTDLSHPTAIGRKFYVYENQKGETGETSKKNYTLLVIKGDYTYTLDNGEDMVLTDRYYPFIINDPEDSATEYDGIEKHSYIKRNCQYEIDLTIAGPGSEYPYEPMISTNLSVGVKIVPWNVKRMHEEVE
- a CDS encoding FimB/Mfa2 family fimbrial subunit, whose protein sequence is MKHISLKKQLLFLMLSSLGVLATGCINEDLDECYKLRLKVENIEGEDITESGDVVTTSLYIFDENLNYLETRILDKSFITGRNEIVLDNYTADRKLKIVAWGNVNVLGERQTVSEAQRIEDLKVMLKSQDGLAVMPDSLYYGNQQVQTKAGGVASDTEVVIRPKIGSVTIQTLGLENGLRAKNVENPSECDFYLNRTLSGFDYTGEQIGDSVYYNPDGTWNESKTEWNTPSRQTVCPGEAISVSVSAGGVDLGTAVTDIYGDPIRTVPGKNTAIVLTFDDEGKISASVEVRPWGQVDEDIPLK